In a single window of the Blattabacterium cuenoti genome:
- the trmD gene encoding tRNA (guanosine(37)-N1)-methyltransferase TrmD, with the protein MRIDIVSVVPEILYSPFSNSIIKRAINKGLIDIHIHDLRKYGLGKRKNIDDYPYGGGAGMVIKIEPVYQCFSKLLSERDYDEKIFMTPDGKLFSQKYAQNLTDKKNIIILCGRYKGIDQRIRDHLISKEISIGNYILSGGELAAAVVVESVVRLLPGVIQNQESILTDSFQKESFIAPPIYTRPVVYKGWSVPKILLSGHHKKIKDWLYKKSIQFKRKSDY; encoded by the coding sequence TTGCGTATAGATATTGTTAGTGTAGTCCCTGAAATTCTTTATAGTCCTTTTTCCAATTCTATTATTAAAAGGGCAATTAATAAAGGTTTAATTGATATTCATATTCATGATTTACGTAAATATGGTTTAGGAAAACGAAAAAATATAGATGATTATCCTTATGGAGGTGGAGCAGGAATGGTAATTAAAATAGAACCTGTATATCAGTGTTTTTCCAAACTTTTATCAGAAAGAGATTATGATGAAAAAATTTTTATGACTCCTGATGGAAAGTTATTTTCACAAAAATATGCTCAAAATTTAACTGATAAGAAAAATATTATTATTCTTTGTGGACGCTATAAAGGAATTGATCAAAGAATTAGAGATCACTTAATATCCAAAGAAATATCTATTGGAAATTATATTTTATCTGGAGGAGAATTAGCTGCTGCTGTTGTTGTAGAATCTGTAGTTAGATTATTACCTGGAGTCATACAAAATCAAGAATCCATTCTTACAGATTCTTTTCAAAAAGAATCCTTCATAGCTCCTCCTATTTACACTCGTCCAGTGGTTTATAAAGGATGGTCTGTTCCAAAAATACTTTTGTCTGGACATCATAAGAAAATAAAAGATTGGTTGTATAAAAAATCTATACAATTCAAACGAAAATCGGATTATTAG
- the argH gene encoding argininosuccinate lyase produces MKIWEKKTNFSLNKEIENFTSSKDSKIDLLLAPHDVIGTIAHIIMLKSIGLLNQKDLKILIQELRNIYVNEILNKKFKIDEGIEDIHSQIEFLLTNRLGNVGKKIHSGRSRNDQILVDLKLFVRTEIKEIVYMTYSFFDLLLKLSEQHKNILIPGYTHYQIAMPSSFGLWFAAYAESLIDDLLLMRTAYRIVNKNPLGSAAGYGSSLPLNRKMTTYLLGFENLNYNVVYAQMGRGKMERIVSESLASMARTLSKMAQDICLYLSQNFNFISFPDHLTTGSSIMPHKKNPDVFEIIRAKCNRITSLPNEISLISSNLCSGYHRDFQIIKERFIPIFEEMKKCFYIFKYMLNHIIVKKDILKDDKYKYLFSVEVVNQLVIEKGYSFREAYQKVGLDIQNGCFKPFTKSCYSHEGSIGNLCNTQIRNLMQDIIKEFDFDKINEVIKRLIYSKIHFKESSNNPIFV; encoded by the coding sequence GTGAAAATTTGGGAAAAAAAAACGAATTTTAGTTTAAATAAAGAAATAGAAAATTTTACTTCAAGTAAGGACTCAAAAATAGATTTACTTTTAGCACCACATGATGTTATAGGGACCATAGCTCATATTATTATGTTGAAAAGTATAGGATTATTAAATCAAAAAGATTTAAAAATTTTAATTCAAGAATTGCGTAACATTTATGTTAACGAAATTTTAAATAAAAAATTTAAGATTGATGAAGGAATAGAAGATATTCATTCTCAGATAGAATTTTTGTTAACCAATCGTTTAGGAAATGTAGGAAAAAAAATACATAGTGGGAGATCCAGAAACGATCAAATTTTGGTAGATTTAAAACTTTTTGTTCGTACAGAAATCAAGGAAATCGTCTACATGACTTATTCTTTTTTTGATTTATTATTAAAATTAAGTGAACAGCACAAAAATATATTAATACCTGGTTATACTCATTATCAAATAGCTATGCCTTCTTCTTTTGGTCTTTGGTTTGCTGCATATGCAGAAAGTTTAATAGATGATTTATTATTAATGCGCACCGCATATCGTATCGTAAACAAAAATCCTTTAGGTTCTGCTGCAGGTTATGGATCTTCTTTACCTTTAAATAGAAAAATGACAACCTATTTATTGGGTTTTGAAAATTTAAATTATAATGTGGTGTATGCTCAAATGGGACGTGGAAAAATGGAAAGAATTGTTTCAGAATCCCTAGCTTCTATGGCAAGAACTTTAAGTAAAATGGCACAAGATATTTGCTTATATTTAAGTCAAAATTTTAATTTCATTAGTTTTCCTGATCATCTTACTACCGGATCTAGTATTATGCCTCATAAGAAAAATCCAGATGTTTTTGAAATTATACGAGCTAAATGTAATAGAATAACTTCGTTACCTAACGAAATTTCTTTGATTTCTTCTAATTTATGTTCCGGATATCATAGAGATTTTCAAATTATTAAAGAAAGATTTATTCCTATTTTTGAAGAAATGAAAAAATGTTTTTATATATTTAAATATATGTTGAATCATATTATAGTGAAAAAGGATATCCTTAAGGATGATAAATATAAATACTTGTTTAGTGTAGAAGTCGTGAACCAGCTGGTTATTGAAAAAGGATATTCTTTTAGGGAAGCTTATCAAAAAGTAGGTTTAGATATCCAAAATGGATGTTTCAAACCTTTTACTAAGAGTTGTTATTCTCATGAAGGAAGTATAGGAAATTTATGTAATACACAAATTAGAAATTTGATGCAAGATATAATAAAAGAGTTTGATTTTGATAAAATAAATGAAGTTATAAAACGTTTAATTTATAGTAAAATTCATTTTAAAGAATCCTCTAATAATCCGATTTTCGTTTGA
- the gyrB gene encoding DNA topoisomerase (ATP-hydrolyzing) subunit B — MNKKHNTMKDYTADSIQSLEGIEHIRLRPSMYIGDVGIRGLHHLVYEVIDNSVDEALAGFCNKIWVTIHKNGFITVFDNGRGIPIDIHKKEGKSALEVVMTKIGAGGKFDKNSYKVSGGLHGVGISCVNALSKKLIVTIYRNGKIYQQEYLKGKPLDSVKCLGKTNMQGTKIYYLADHSIFNSIIYNYEILANRLKELSFLNKGLYLFLKDERENIKEHFFSQNGLKEYLAILNKNQESLTKEILFIEGEKDNTIVEIAMQYNTSFKEKIYSYVNNINTSEGGTHISGFRRALTRTLKKYVDGYGILSNKKIELTGDDFREGITAIISVRVMEPQFEGQTKTKLSNHEVGGIVEKIVGETLYSYLEEHPSDRKKIIDKILLAAKARQAAKKARELIQKKTPISSILPGKLADCSFNNPENCEIYLVEGDSAGGTAKQGRDRNFQAILPLRGKILNVEKAIQYKIFENEEIKNIFTSLGVSIGTEEDQTILNIKKLRYNKIIIMTDADIDGSHISTLILTLFFRYMKPLIEKGHIYIATPPLYLIRKGNHSQYAWNDQERENIIHKLGGRKFINIQRYKGLGEMNAEQLWETTMNPKKRTLRQVNIDDDSEADKIFSILMGDEVPPRRNFIEKNAIHAKIYV; from the coding sequence ATGAATAAAAAACATAATACAATGAAAGATTATACAGCAGATAGTATTCAATCTCTTGAAGGAATAGAACATATTAGACTCAGACCTTCTATGTATATTGGAGACGTAGGAATTAGAGGATTACACCATTTAGTTTATGAAGTCATAGATAATTCTGTAGATGAAGCTTTGGCAGGTTTTTGCAATAAAATATGGGTAACTATTCATAAAAATGGATTTATAACTGTCTTTGACAATGGTCGTGGAATTCCAATAGACATTCATAAAAAAGAAGGAAAATCGGCTCTAGAAGTCGTTATGACTAAAATTGGTGCAGGGGGGAAATTTGATAAAAATTCATATAAAGTTTCTGGAGGGTTACACGGTGTAGGAATTTCTTGTGTTAATGCACTGTCTAAAAAACTTATAGTTACAATTTATCGTAACGGAAAAATTTATCAACAAGAGTATTTAAAAGGAAAACCCCTTGACTCTGTCAAGTGTTTAGGAAAAACCAATATGCAAGGAACAAAAATTTATTATCTTGCTGATCATTCTATTTTTAATTCGATTATATACAATTATGAAATTTTAGCTAATAGATTAAAAGAATTATCTTTTTTAAATAAAGGTTTGTACTTATTTTTAAAAGACGAGAGAGAAAATATAAAAGAACATTTTTTCTCTCAAAACGGATTGAAAGAATATTTAGCAATTTTAAATAAAAATCAGGAATCTTTAACTAAAGAGATCCTTTTTATTGAAGGGGAAAAAGATAACACTATTGTAGAAATTGCAATGCAATACAATACTTCTTTTAAAGAAAAAATTTATTCTTATGTTAATAATATCAATACTTCTGAAGGAGGAACACATATTTCTGGTTTTCGAAGAGCACTAACAAGAACGTTAAAAAAATATGTGGATGGATATGGTATTTTATCTAATAAAAAAATAGAATTAACTGGAGATGATTTTAGAGAAGGAATTACGGCTATTATATCTGTTAGAGTAATGGAACCTCAATTTGAAGGACAAACTAAAACCAAATTAAGTAATCATGAAGTAGGAGGTATTGTGGAAAAAATTGTAGGAGAGACATTGTATAGTTATTTAGAAGAACACCCTAGTGATAGAAAAAAAATTATTGATAAAATTTTATTAGCAGCTAAAGCGCGTCAAGCAGCTAAAAAAGCTCGTGAATTAATACAAAAAAAGACTCCTATAAGTAGTATTTTACCCGGAAAATTAGCGGATTGTTCTTTCAATAATCCAGAAAACTGTGAAATTTATTTAGTAGAAGGAGATTCTGCCGGAGGTACAGCTAAACAAGGAAGAGATAGAAATTTTCAAGCCATTTTACCTTTGCGAGGGAAAATACTAAATGTTGAAAAAGCGATACAATATAAAATATTTGAAAATGAGGAAATAAAAAATATATTTACTTCTTTAGGAGTTTCTATTGGAACAGAAGAAGATCAAACCATTTTGAACATAAAAAAACTTAGATATAATAAAATTATCATTATGACAGATGCAGATATAGATGGAAGTCATATTTCTACTCTAATTTTAACATTGTTTTTTCGTTATATGAAACCTTTAATAGAAAAAGGTCACATTTATATTGCTACACCTCCACTTTATTTAATTAGAAAAGGAAATCATTCTCAATATGCTTGGAATGATCAAGAAAGAGAAAACATTATCCATAAATTAGGAGGAAGAAAATTTATCAATATACAACGTTACAAAGGATTAGGAGAAATGAATGCAGAACAACTTTGGGAAACGACGATGAATCCCAAAAAAAGAACTTTACGTCAAGTGAATATAGACGATGATTCGGAAGCAGACAAAATTTTTTCCATTCTTATGGGAGACGAAGTTCCCCCACGAAGAAATTTTATAGAAAAAAATGCTATACATGCAAAAATTTATGTTTAG
- a CDS encoding undecaprenyl-diphosphate phosphatase yields the protein MNYIQSILLGIIEGITEFFPISSTGHMIFAAYTMGILKNKITNLFLISVQFGAVLSVIFLYRNKFFFQKLDFYLKIFVASFPIGILGFLLNKITNFFLDKPLIVALSLLIGGLVLLKVEIFYEKNFYNRKNSITYLKAFIIGLFQCLALIPGVSRSATTIVACMLQNVNRIKAIEFSFFLSVPVIGIATCKKLFDYYFQLNSFTFKDIELLLLGNIVAFLTGIIAIKCFIKYLNNFKLFGYYRIFLGTFFLVVHYLIKPIGKF from the coding sequence ATGAATTATATTCAATCAATCCTATTAGGGATTATTGAAGGGATTACAGAATTTTTTCCTATTTCTTCTACAGGACACATGATCTTTGCGGCTTACACAATGGGAATACTAAAAAATAAAATAACCAATTTATTTCTTATTTCTGTTCAGTTTGGAGCCGTTTTATCTGTAATTTTTTTGTATAGAAACAAGTTTTTTTTTCAAAAATTGGATTTTTATCTAAAAATTTTTGTAGCCAGTTTTCCTATAGGTATTTTGGGTTTTTTATTGAACAAAATAACCAATTTTTTTTTAGATAAACCACTCATAGTTGCTTTATCTCTTTTGATAGGAGGATTAGTTCTTTTGAAAGTAGAAATTTTTTATGAAAAAAATTTTTATAATAGAAAAAATAGTATTACTTATTTGAAAGCTTTTATTATTGGATTATTTCAATGTTTAGCTTTAATTCCAGGAGTTTCTAGAAGTGCTACCACCATTGTTGCTTGTATGCTACAAAATGTCAATAGAATAAAAGCTATTGAATTTTCTTTCTTTTTATCTGTTCCTGTTATTGGAATTGCTACATGTAAAAAATTATTTGACTATTATTTTCAATTAAATTCTTTTACATTTAAAGATATAGAATTGTTGTTATTAGGAAATATCGTAGCTTTTTTAACTGGAATAATAGCTATTAAATGTTTCATAAAATATTTAAATAATTTTAAATTATTTGGATACTATAGAATTTTTTTAGGAACTTTTTTTCTTGTTGTACATTATTTAATAAAACCGATTGGAAAATTTTGA
- the truB gene encoding tRNA pseudouridine(55) synthase TruB, with amino-acid sequence MENFESKFNLLEFKNGKILLVDKPWGWTSFDIVKKIKSYILTDAIKKENLKIGHAGTLDPFATGLLIVLTGKYTKKVNEIQNYKKVYTGIIKLGCETLSFDSETEEHNFSSISHITPQLIKKISKKFLGEIDQYPPYFSALKTKGKRFYEYARKGKKIVLKSRRVKIYKFHILKIGIPYIKFFIECGKGTYIRSIAQDFGKALQSGAYILSLRRERIGNFYMNSSSMNMELNISKKFTCYLLD; translated from the coding sequence TTGGAAAATTTTGAATCAAAATTTAATTTATTAGAATTTAAAAATGGAAAAATATTGTTAGTAGATAAACCATGGGGATGGACTTCTTTTGATATTGTTAAAAAAATAAAAAGCTATATTCTCACTGATGCTATAAAAAAAGAAAATTTAAAAATCGGACATGCAGGTACTTTAGATCCTTTTGCTACAGGTTTATTAATTGTATTAACAGGAAAATATACTAAAAAAGTAAATGAAATTCAAAATTATAAAAAAGTTTATACAGGCATTATAAAATTAGGTTGTGAAACCTTATCTTTTGATTCAGAAACAGAAGAACATAATTTTTCTTCCATTTCGCATATTACTCCTCAATTGATTAAAAAAATATCTAAAAAATTTTTGGGAGAAATAGATCAATATCCTCCATATTTTTCTGCCTTAAAAACAAAAGGAAAAAGATTTTATGAATATGCTAGAAAAGGTAAAAAAATAGTTCTAAAATCTAGACGTGTAAAAATTTATAAATTTCATATCCTAAAAATAGGAATTCCTTATATAAAATTTTTTATAGAATGTGGAAAAGGGACTTATATTCGATCTATAGCTCAAGATTTTGGTAAAGCGCTTCAAAGCGGAGCTTATATCCTTTCTTTAAGAAGAGAACGGATAGGAAATTTTTATATGAATAGTTCTTCTATGAATATGGAATTAAATATTTCAAAAAAATTTACATGTTATTTACTAGATTAA
- the rpsP gene encoding 30S ribosomal protein S16 produces the protein MSVRIRLKRIGKKHRPIYHIVVADSRAPRDGKFIEKLGTYNPHTDPPSTVLKIKNAVSWLMKGAQPTNTVKSIFSKTGILLKKHLLEGVKKGAFTHEEYQKKFHMWYKKYKI, from the coding sequence ATGTCCGTAAGAATCCGTTTAAAAAGAATTGGAAAAAAACATAGACCTATTTATCATATAGTTGTAGCTGATTCTCGTGCTCCTAGAGATGGAAAGTTTATTGAAAAGCTAGGAACTTATAATCCTCATACGGACCCTCCTTCAACTGTATTAAAAATAAAAAATGCTGTGTCCTGGTTAATGAAAGGGGCACAACCTACCAATACGGTAAAATCCATTTTTTCTAAAACCGGAATATTATTGAAAAAACATTTATTAGAAGGAGTAAAAAAGGGTGCATTTACTCATGAAGAGTATCAAAAAAAGTTTCATATGTGGTACAAGAAATACAAAATTTAA